From a single Pseudoliparis swirei isolate HS2019 ecotype Mariana Trench chromosome 12, NWPU_hadal_v1, whole genome shotgun sequence genomic region:
- the LOC130202974 gene encoding kinase D-interacting substrate of 220 kDa B-like produces MDSDAAAPHRPKERAHPAPKHPAGPGPLDQDRWTRTGFCCDGGSSSVTMDTTSSIKMTTLAIQNLFLYVEEENLAALKLHLDRFKEVDGVRAGARQLQRTSNGQTPLMVAAEQGSLEVVQELREGPSLSQA; encoded by the exons ATGGACAGTGACGCCGCGGCACCCCACAGGCCGAAGGAGCGCGCGCACCCCGCCCCGAAACACCCCGCTGGACCCGGACCGCTGGACCAGGACCGCTGGACCCGGACCGGATTCTGTTGTGACG ggggcagcagcagcgtcaccatGGATACCACCAGCTCCATCAAGATGACCACGCTGGCGATCCAGAACCTGTTCCTCtacgtggaggaggagaacctggCGGCGCTGAAGCTGCACCTGGACCGCTTCAAGGAGGTGGACGGCGTGCGGGCGGGAGCGCGCCAGCTCCAGAGGACGAGT AACGGCCAGACGCCCCTCATGGTGGCTGCGGAGCAGGGCAGTCTGGAGGTCGTCCAGGAGCTGCGGGAAGGGCCAAGCCTGAGTCAAGCCTGA